From a single Nostoc edaphicum CCNP1411 genomic region:
- the hemL gene encoding glutamate-1-semialdehyde 2,1-aminomutase: MIATTRLKTTQSEEIFAAAQKLMPGGVSSPVRAFKSVGGQPIVFDRVLGAYIWDVDGNQYTDYVGSWGPAICGHAHPEVIAALHDALEKGTSFGAPCYLENVLAQMVIDAVPSIEMVRFVNSGTEACMAVLRLMRAFTGREKAIKFEGCYHGHADMFLVKAGSGIATLGLPDSPGVPKSVTSNTLTAPFNDLEAVKVLFEQNPNEIAGVILEPVVGNAGFIPPDAGFLEGLRKLTQEHGALLVFDEVMTGFRIAYGGVQEKFGVIPDLTTLGKVIGGGLPVGAYGGRQEIMSMVAPAGNVYQAGTLSGNPLAMTAGIKTLELLQRPGTYEHLDRITKRLTEGMLEIAKETGHAACGGQISGMFGFFFNEGPVRNYEDAKKSDLSKFARFHRGMLEHGVYLAPSQFEAGFTSLAHTEADIDRTLEAARTVMSQ; the protein is encoded by the coding sequence ATGATTGCAACGACTCGCTTAAAAACCACCCAATCGGAGGAAATCTTTGCTGCTGCCCAAAAATTAATGCCAGGAGGAGTTAGTTCCCCCGTGCGGGCTTTCAAATCTGTTGGTGGACAGCCAATCGTGTTCGATCGCGTCCTTGGCGCTTACATCTGGGATGTGGATGGCAATCAATATACCGATTATGTCGGCAGTTGGGGACCAGCTATCTGCGGTCACGCTCATCCTGAAGTCATTGCTGCTCTCCACGATGCCCTGGAAAAAGGAACTAGCTTCGGTGCGCCCTGCTATCTAGAAAATGTACTGGCACAGATGGTAATCGATGCTGTTCCCAGTATCGAGATGGTACGTTTTGTCAACTCCGGCACGGAAGCTTGTATGGCTGTTCTTCGTCTGATGCGAGCTTTTACGGGACGGGAGAAAGCAATCAAGTTTGAAGGCTGCTACCACGGACACGCCGATATGTTTCTCGTTAAGGCTGGCTCTGGTATTGCCACTCTCGGCTTGCCCGATTCTCCTGGTGTGCCCAAATCTGTGACTAGCAACACGCTGACCGCTCCTTTCAACGATTTAGAAGCAGTAAAAGTATTATTCGAGCAAAATCCCAATGAAATTGCTGGTGTAATTCTTGAACCTGTTGTTGGCAATGCAGGTTTTATTCCACCTGATGCGGGTTTCCTTGAAGGTTTGCGAAAACTGACGCAAGAGCATGGAGCGCTGCTGGTATTTGATGAAGTGATGACAGGCTTTCGGATCGCTTACGGTGGAGTGCAGGAGAAATTTGGTGTCATTCCTGACTTAACTACCTTGGGTAAGGTGATCGGTGGCGGTCTGCCAGTCGGCGCTTATGGTGGTCGCCAAGAAATTATGTCGATGGTTGCTCCAGCCGGAAACGTGTATCAAGCCGGAACGCTTTCGGGCAATCCACTGGCAATGACGGCAGGGATTAAGACGTTAGAGTTGTTGCAACGACCTGGAACTTACGAGCATCTCGATCGCATTACGAAGCGACTCACAGAGGGGATGCTGGAGATTGCCAAAGAAACAGGTCATGCCGCCTGCGGTGGTCAGATTAGCGGCATGTTTGGTTTCTTCTTTAACGAAGGCCCGGTTCGCAATTATGAGGATGCTAAAAAGTCTGACTTAAGTAAATTTGCTCGCTTCCATCGCGGTATGTTAGAACATGGAGTTTATTTAGCTCCATCTCAATTTGAAGCCGGATTTACTTCTTTAGCTCATACCGAAGCAGACATCGATCGCACCCTCGAAGCAGCCCGAACAGTCATGTCTCAGTGA
- a CDS encoding SOUL family heme-binding protein, with protein sequence MSQTEEPKYSVLQSYDDIEIRQYEPKIVAETVIQTERDRANKAAFSILAAYIFGENTSVTKIAMTAPVTQSQPSEKIAMTAPVIQQEAAENIATSAWAVQFVMPSEYTLATLPKPKDSRITIKEVPSNKVAAIRFSGLAEDEQLQENEAKLSAFLARQGIETKGKAIYAFYDSPFILPAFRHNEVMLELK encoded by the coding sequence ATGAGTCAAACCGAAGAACCAAAATATTCCGTATTGCAATCTTATGATGATATTGAAATCCGGCAATACGAGCCAAAAATTGTTGCTGAAACAGTCATTCAAACTGAAAGAGATCGAGCAAACAAGGCTGCATTTTCGATTCTTGCCGCTTACATATTTGGTGAAAACACGTCTGTAACCAAAATTGCCATGACTGCGCCTGTCACGCAATCCCAGCCAAGTGAAAAAATCGCCATGACTGCGCCCGTGATTCAACAAGAAGCGGCAGAAAATATCGCCACAAGCGCTTGGGCGGTACAGTTCGTGATGCCCTCAGAATATACGCTAGCAACGCTGCCAAAACCAAAAGACTCTCGCATTACTATCAAAGAAGTTCCCAGCAACAAAGTCGCGGCAATCCGTTTCTCCGGTCTAGCTGAGGATGAACAATTGCAAGAAAACGAAGCCAAATTATCTGCTTTTCTGGCTCGGCAAGGTATCGAGACAAAAGGTAAAGCGATTTATGCTTTTTATGACTCTCCATTCATCTTGCCCGCATTTAGACACAATGAAGTCATGCTCGAATTGAAATAA
- a CDS encoding DevA family ABC transporter ATP-binding protein translates to MLQKISLDQSSKLKVQNTSQQPVISVCHLDYYFGRGELCKQVLFDINLDIYSGEIVIMTGPSGSGKTTLLTLIGGLRSAREGNLKVLGQEISGASKRQLMQVRRQIGYIFQAHNLLTFLTAKQNVRMSLELHDEYLKQDMDQLATDTLKSVGLGDRIDYYADSLSGGQKQRVAIARALVSRPKIVLADEPTAALDKKSGRDVVDIMQRLAKEQGCTILLVTHDNRILDIADRIIHMEDGRLVQEVGKQGSI, encoded by the coding sequence ATGTTGCAAAAAATTAGTCTCGATCAAAGTTCAAAACTCAAAGTTCAAAACACTTCCCAACAACCCGTTATTTCAGTTTGCCATCTCGATTACTACTTCGGTCGGGGAGAACTCTGCAAGCAAGTCTTGTTTGATATTAATCTCGACATTTATTCGGGAGAGATTGTGATTATGACTGGGCCATCCGGTTCTGGTAAAACCACTTTACTAACACTAATAGGTGGATTGAGATCCGCGCGGGAAGGCAACCTGAAAGTTTTGGGACAGGAAATATCTGGGGCTAGTAAGCGGCAACTGATGCAAGTGCGGCGGCAGATTGGTTATATTTTTCAAGCACACAATTTGTTAACCTTTTTAACAGCAAAGCAGAATGTCCGAATGTCTTTGGAATTACACGATGAGTACCTAAAGCAAGATATGGATCAGCTGGCAACGGATACTCTGAAAAGTGTTGGTTTAGGCGATCGCATCGATTATTATGCAGACAGTCTTTCTGGAGGGCAAAAGCAGCGAGTTGCGATCGCTCGTGCCCTAGTCAGTCGTCCTAAAATTGTTCTTGCCGACGAACCGACTGCTGCTCTCGATAAAAAGTCGGGTCGCGATGTTGTAGATATCATGCAGCGTCTAGCTAAAGAGCAGGGTTGTACCATTTTACTAGTCACCCACGATAATCGAATTCTCGATATTGCCGATCGCATCATCCACATGGAAGATGGACGCTTAGTACAAGAAGTGGGAAAACAAGGAAGTATCTAA
- the devC gene encoding ABC transporter permease DevC, translating to MTIKTFIFGKLFRKTPLAWRQMSRQKTRLLVAIAGIAFADFLMFFQLGVRDALFDSQVTPYTTLKGDLFLVNKLSDNLQSIKSFSRNKLYKIAGVNGVKSLATLYVSQASWRNPENRASRQIFVYGIDPNQPAFDLPELDGQLNKLKLLNRALFDRAGLVPQLGDVPSLLKKQNPLSVQANDYKIQIVGLFKLGSSFSADGNLIVSDSTFLRLFPQRRSNEIDLGIVDVEPNASIEQIQADLRAKLPDDLLVLNLAEFTARESAYWSTGSSIGPTFNLGVAIGFLVGAVIVYQILYTDVSDHLPEYATLKAMGYSDRYLIGVIAQEAFTLALLGFLPGFLLSSGFYIFFQSVTFLPTTMKLARAVTVLVLTFVMCLGAGAIAMQKLRAADPADIF from the coding sequence TTGACTATCAAAACATTTATATTCGGTAAATTATTCCGCAAAACCCCACTTGCTTGGCGGCAAATGAGCCGTCAAAAGACTCGTTTGTTAGTTGCTATAGCAGGAATTGCTTTTGCTGATTTTCTGATGTTTTTTCAACTGGGAGTTAGGGATGCACTCTTTGATTCGCAAGTTACCCCTTATACCACCCTTAAAGGAGATTTATTTTTAGTCAATAAACTGTCTGATAACTTGCAATCTATCAAAAGTTTTTCCAGAAATAAGCTCTATAAAATAGCAGGTGTTAACGGTGTAAAATCCCTGGCGACGCTATATGTGAGTCAAGCATCGTGGCGAAATCCTGAAAATCGAGCTAGCCGTCAAATTTTTGTCTACGGAATCGATCCGAATCAGCCAGCATTTGACTTACCAGAACTCGATGGACAATTGAATAAACTAAAGTTATTGAATCGAGCGTTGTTTGACAGAGCCGGATTGGTTCCTCAACTTGGGGACGTTCCTAGTTTGCTGAAAAAACAGAATCCGCTTTCTGTTCAAGCTAACGATTATAAAATTCAAATAGTTGGATTATTTAAGCTCGGTTCTTCTTTTTCTGCTGACGGCAATCTGATCGTCAGCGATTCTACCTTTTTACGGCTCTTTCCCCAACGCCGATCAAACGAAATCGATCTGGGTATTGTTGACGTAGAACCAAATGCTTCGATCGAGCAAATCCAGGCTGATTTACGAGCCAAGCTACCGGATGATTTATTAGTACTAAACCTCGCTGAATTCACTGCCCGTGAAAGTGCATATTGGTCTACAGGCTCCTCTATTGGCCCGACTTTTAACCTCGGTGTTGCAATTGGTTTTTTAGTCGGAGCAGTTATTGTTTATCAAATTCTCTATACTGATGTCTCCGATCATTTGCCAGAATATGCAACATTAAAAGCAATGGGTTACAGCGATAGATATCTGATTGGAGTTATCGCTCAAGAAGCTTTTACTTTAGCGCTTTTGGGCTTTCTTCCAGGTTTTTTGCTATCGAGTGGATTTTACATCTTTTTCCAGTCTGTGACGTTTTTACCGACTACGATGAAACTAGCTCGTGCGGTAACTGTGCTAGTTTTGACTTTCGTCATGTGTCTTGGAGCCGGAGCGATCGCTATGCAAAAGTTACGAGCAGCCGATCCGGCTGATATCTTCTAA
- a CDS encoding ABC exporter membrane fusion protein: MNLQLLSKPSKQWTLAVVVGGTALTGIIAFYGISQSNSQLKPTSKPVEVVQTRPKIEEITALGRIEPATEVIKVSVPATLSNDRVAQLLVQRGSSVKAGQAIAIMDSRDRLQNALLEAQAQVKVSQAQLAKVQAGAKSGEIAAQKAEIARLEQELKGEIATRDATISRWQAEVKTANSEYNRYSSLYQNGAISAVEVDRKQLALETTQAQLTEARANQNKSVDTLRQQIKQAKATLDEIAEVRPVDVQAADAEVNKAIAAVKKAEADLAEVYIRAPIAGRILDIKAKPGEVVGEKGIAELGQTSSMQAIAEIYQTDISKVREGQQVTISSESFSPELRGTVRLIGLQVIQQEVTSGEPGENLDRKVIEVRIALDPQDSKRVANLTNLQVQVAIQPNNN, from the coding sequence ATGAATTTACAATTGCTCTCGAAACCTTCAAAGCAATGGACGCTGGCTGTAGTTGTCGGTGGTACTGCCCTTACAGGAATTATCGCTTTCTACGGTATTTCTCAATCAAATTCTCAATTAAAACCAACCAGCAAACCCGTTGAAGTTGTGCAAACCAGACCAAAGATTGAGGAAATTACCGCTTTAGGACGGATAGAACCAGCAACGGAAGTCATCAAAGTATCCGTACCTGCTACGTTAAGCAACGATCGCGTCGCCCAACTCCTCGTACAGCGTGGAAGTAGCGTTAAAGCAGGTCAAGCGATCGCCATTATGGATTCGCGCGATCGGCTGCAAAATGCTCTACTGGAAGCACAAGCACAAGTCAAAGTATCCCAGGCACAGTTAGCCAAGGTGCAAGCTGGCGCAAAATCTGGAGAGATTGCCGCCCAAAAAGCTGAAATCGCTCGCCTTGAACAAGAGTTAAAGGGCGAAATAGCTACTAGAGATGCCACTATCTCTCGCTGGCAAGCCGAAGTTAAAACTGCCAATAGTGAATACAATCGCTATTCCTCGCTTTACCAAAACGGAGCGATTTCTGCGGTGGAAGTAGATCGAAAACAACTTGCTCTGGAAACAACACAAGCACAGCTTACCGAAGCGAGAGCTAACCAAAATAAGAGTGTAGATACTCTACGGCAGCAGATCAAGCAAGCTAAGGCAACCTTAGATGAGATTGCTGAGGTACGTCCGGTAGACGTGCAAGCAGCTGATGCCGAGGTTAACAAAGCGATCGCCGCAGTCAAAAAGGCTGAAGCCGATCTCGCTGAAGTTTATATTCGCGCCCCCATAGCAGGACGCATTCTCGATATTAAGGCCAAACCCGGAGAAGTTGTTGGTGAGAAAGGCATTGCCGAACTCGGACAAACCAGCTCGATGCAAGCGATCGCAGAGATATATCAAACTGATATTAGCAAAGTTCGTGAAGGTCAACAGGTAACAATTTCTAGTGAGTCTTTTTCCCCAGAGTTGCGCGGAACCGTTCGGCTCATTGGACTACAGGTGATTCAACAAGAAGTAACTAGCGGCGAACCTGGAGAAAATCTCGATCGCAAAGTCATTGAAGTGAGAATTGCACTCGATCCCCAAGATAGCAAACGAGTTGCGAACTTAACTAACTTGCAAGTACAGGTTGCCATTCAGCCAAATAACAATTAA
- the hemF gene encoding oxygen-dependent coproporphyrinogen oxidase → MKTTLTPQATLSKSLPPVDAKTRVSQLMRQLQDEISQGLQQLDGGGTFQEDAWERPEGGGGRSRVIRDGAVFEQGGVNFSEVWGSHLPPSILAQRPEAEGHQFYATGTSMVLHPRNPYVPTVHLNYRYFEAGPVWWFGGGIDLTPYYPFAEDAAHFHYTLKQACDAHDPEYYSVFKPWCDEYFYLKHRQEMRGIGGIFFDYQDGQGQLYRGPDPKGAAAITSDRVGIPATRNWEELFAFVQDCGKAFLPAYTPIVKRRQSMEYGDRERNFQLYRRGRYVEFNLVYDRGTIFGLQTNGRTESILMSLPPLVRWEYGYQPEPNTPEAELYQVFLKPQDWASLTSLLV, encoded by the coding sequence ATGAAAACTACTTTAACTCCTCAAGCAACTCTATCCAAATCTCTACCCCCAGTTGATGCCAAGACTAGAGTCAGTCAATTGATGCGACAGTTGCAAGACGAAATCTCTCAGGGTTTGCAACAGCTAGATGGCGGAGGCACGTTTCAGGAAGATGCATGGGAACGACCTGAAGGAGGTGGAGGGCGATCGCGCGTCATCCGCGACGGTGCAGTATTCGAGCAAGGTGGAGTTAACTTCTCTGAAGTCTGGGGTTCTCACCTACCGCCTTCAATCTTGGCACAACGTCCTGAAGCGGAGGGACATCAGTTTTATGCCACCGGAACTTCAATGGTATTGCATCCGCGCAATCCTTACGTGCCAACTGTTCATCTTAACTACCGCTACTTTGAAGCTGGCCCGGTTTGGTGGTTTGGCGGCGGCATCGATCTAACGCCTTACTATCCGTTTGCTGAAGATGCAGCCCATTTTCATTACACATTAAAGCAGGCTTGTGACGCGCACGATCCCGAATATTATTCAGTGTTTAAACCTTGGTGCGACGAGTATTTTTATCTCAAACATCGTCAAGAAATGCGGGGCATTGGCGGGATCTTTTTTGACTATCAAGACGGTCAAGGTCAGCTTTATCGAGGCCCCGATCCCAAAGGTGCAGCAGCAATTACCAGCGATCGCGTTGGCATACCAGCAACCCGCAATTGGGAAGAATTATTTGCATTCGTGCAGGATTGTGGTAAAGCTTTTTTACCTGCTTACACGCCAATTGTCAAGCGGCGGCAGTCAATGGAGTATGGCGATCGCGAACGTAATTTTCAATTATATCGGCGCGGACGATATGTTGAATTCAATTTAGTTTACGATCGCGGCACAATTTTCGGACTGCAAACTAACGGGCGCACGGAGTCAATTTTGATGTCTTTACCTCCATTAGTGCGTTGGGAGTACGGCTATCAACCCGAACCCAACACCCCAGAAGCCGAGTTATACCAAGTATTTTTAAAGCCTCAAGATTGGGCAAGCCTGACATCGCTTCTGGTTTAA
- the hemB gene encoding porphobilinogen synthase: MFPIHRPRRLRSHPQLRRMVRENVLTTSDLIYPLFAVPGEAIANEVKSMPGVYQLSVDKIVEEAKEVYDLGIPAIILFGIPEDKDSDATGAWHDCGIVQKATTAVKEAVPDLIVIVDTCLCEYTSHGHCGYLEVGDLTGRVLNDPTLELLKKTAVSQVKAGADIIAPSGMMDGFVQAIRSGLDEAGYQDTPILSYAAKYASAYYGPFRDAADSTPQFGDRRTYQMDSGNSREALREIELDITEGADMLMVKPALSYMDIIWRVKEASNLPVAAYNVSGEYSMVKAAALNGWIDEERVVMETLTGFKRAGADLILTYHAKDAARWLAKLGN; this comes from the coding sequence ATGTTTCCAATTCATCGCCCGCGTCGGCTGAGAAGCCATCCCCAATTGCGGCGGATGGTGCGCGAAAACGTCCTGACAACTAGCGATTTAATCTACCCTCTTTTTGCCGTACCGGGTGAGGCGATCGCGAACGAAGTCAAATCCATGCCTGGAGTTTACCAGCTTTCTGTAGATAAAATCGTCGAAGAAGCAAAGGAAGTTTACGACCTCGGCATTCCAGCCATTATTTTATTTGGTATTCCTGAAGATAAGGATTCAGATGCAACGGGCGCTTGGCACGATTGCGGGATCGTTCAAAAAGCCACTACTGCCGTTAAAGAAGCCGTACCCGACTTAATTGTAATCGTCGATACTTGCTTGTGCGAATACACTAGTCACGGTCACTGCGGCTATTTAGAAGTAGGTGATTTAACCGGGCGCGTTCTCAACGACCCAACGCTGGAATTGCTGAAAAAAACGGCAGTTTCACAAGTCAAAGCTGGTGCAGATATCATCGCGCCATCTGGAATGATGGATGGTTTCGTCCAAGCCATTCGTTCGGGTTTAGATGAAGCAGGCTACCAAGATACGCCAATATTATCTTACGCCGCCAAGTATGCCTCGGCTTATTACGGGCCTTTCCGCGATGCCGCCGACTCAACACCGCAATTTGGCGATCGCAGAACCTACCAAATGGACTCCGGTAACAGTCGTGAAGCCTTAAGAGAAATCGAACTCGACATTACCGAAGGTGCAGATATGTTAATGGTCAAGCCAGCCTTGTCCTACATGGATATTATCTGGCGCGTTAAGGAAGCAAGCAACTTACCCGTTGCTGCTTACAACGTTTCTGGCGAATACTCGATGGTTAAAGCTGCTGCCCTCAACGGTTGGATTGACGAAGAACGGGTAGTAATGGAAACGTTGACTGGTTTTAAACGGGCTGGCGCTGACTTGATTTTGACTTATCACGCCAAAGATGCTGCTCGTTGGTTAGCGAAACTTGGTAATTAA
- the hemC gene encoding hydroxymethylbilane synthase yields the protein MTSVQPASSNISSPVRTIRIGSRKSQLALVQTYWVREQLQQRFPDISFEVHTMSTQGDNILDVALAKIGDKGLFTKELELGMLNQEIDFAVHSLKDLPTCLPEGLALAAVTERENPADALVVHQKHKDKQIDTLPEGTVIGTSSLRRLAQLRYHFPHFTFKDVRGNLNTRLAKLDDGEYDVLILAAAGLQRLGMSDRIHQILPTELSLYAVGQGALGIECRADDLQVLSLLKAIEHIPTRDRVLAERAFLRELEGGCQVPIGVDTQLDENTLTLTGLVASVDGKRLVKDSVTGTASEAENLGIQLAHKLRQQGATEILAEIFQIVQRS from the coding sequence ATGACTTCAGTGCAACCCGCTTCATCTAACATTTCCAGTCCCGTTCGCACCATCCGCATCGGTTCTCGTAAAAGCCAACTCGCACTCGTGCAAACTTACTGGGTTCGAGAACAACTCCAGCAACGCTTTCCCGATATTTCCTTTGAAGTCCACACCATGTCCACCCAAGGCGACAACATCTTGGATGTGGCCTTAGCCAAGATTGGCGATAAGGGATTATTTACCAAAGAACTTGAATTGGGAATGCTCAATCAGGAGATTGACTTTGCGGTTCACTCTCTCAAGGATCTGCCAACTTGCTTGCCAGAGGGGTTAGCGTTAGCAGCCGTAACAGAACGGGAAAACCCAGCAGATGCTTTAGTTGTGCATCAAAAGCACAAAGATAAGCAAATCGATACGCTGCCAGAAGGCACAGTTATCGGCACTTCTTCGCTGCGCCGCCTTGCCCAATTGCGTTATCACTTCCCCCATTTTACTTTTAAGGATGTGCGCGGCAACTTAAATACGCGCTTGGCAAAGTTGGATGATGGAGAGTACGATGTGCTGATTTTAGCAGCCGCAGGGTTGCAGCGATTGGGAATGAGCGATCGCATTCATCAAATTTTGCCCACCGAACTCTCTCTTTATGCTGTCGGACAGGGAGCGTTAGGGATTGAATGCCGCGCTGACGATTTGCAAGTGCTGTCATTACTCAAAGCAATCGAACACATCCCTACCCGCGATCGCGTTTTAGCCGAACGTGCTTTCTTGCGAGAACTAGAAGGTGGTTGCCAAGTACCAATCGGTGTTGATACGCAGCTAGACGAAAATACACTGACATTAACAGGGTTAGTCGCCAGCGTCGATGGCAAACGTCTAGTCAAAGATTCTGTTACGGGCACTGCTAGCGAGGCAGAAAATTTAGGTATTCAATTAGCTCATAAATTGCGGCAACAGGGAGCTACAGAGATTTTGGCTGAAATTTTCCAGATAGTCCAGCGTAGTTAG
- the hemE gene encoding uroporphyrinogen decarboxylase: MGNYTLLQAARGEVLDRPPVWVMRQAGRYMKVYRDLRQKYPSFRDRSENPDLAVEISLQPFRAFQPDGVIMFSDILTPLPGMGISFDIIESKGPIFEQPIRTPAQIEALTDLDPEASLPFVQQILKTLRQEVNGQATVLGFVGAPWTLAAYAIEGKSSKDYAIIKRMAFCQPAMLHQLLGKLADAIAVYARYQIDAGAQIVQLFDSWAGQLSPEDFQTFSLPYLQRVVQQVKATHPDTPLILYINNSAGILELMAQSGVDIISVDWTVDMAVARQRLGANIGVQGNIDPCVLFGTKELIRDRILDTIRKAGNQKHILNLGHGILPNTPEENVAFFFETVKQLNYASNNLN; this comes from the coding sequence ATGGGGAATTATACGTTACTGCAAGCGGCGCGAGGTGAGGTACTTGATCGCCCTCCGGTATGGGTGATGCGCCAAGCAGGTCGCTACATGAAAGTTTATCGAGACTTGCGTCAGAAGTATCCTTCGTTCCGCGATCGCTCCGAGAACCCCGATTTAGCCGTGGAAATCTCGCTGCAACCTTTCCGTGCATTCCAACCCGATGGGGTGATCATGTTCTCAGATATCCTCACGCCTTTACCTGGTATGGGTATCTCCTTTGACATTATCGAAAGTAAAGGGCCAATATTTGAGCAGCCAATCCGCACGCCAGCCCAAATTGAAGCGCTGACTGACCTCGATCCCGAAGCTTCTTTACCCTTCGTGCAGCAAATTCTGAAGACGCTACGCCAAGAAGTTAACGGTCAAGCTACCGTCTTGGGCTTTGTTGGCGCTCCTTGGACGCTAGCTGCCTATGCAATTGAAGGTAAAAGCTCGAAAGACTACGCCATTATCAAAAGGATGGCTTTCTGTCAACCGGCGATGCTACATCAACTTTTAGGGAAACTGGCAGATGCGATCGCAGTTTACGCCCGCTACCAAATTGATGCCGGTGCCCAAATCGTGCAACTGTTTGACTCTTGGGCAGGACAACTCAGCCCTGAAGATTTCCAAACGTTTTCTCTACCTTACCTGCAACGAGTCGTGCAACAGGTGAAAGCAACGCACCCGGACACGCCCCTGATTTTGTATATCAACAACAGTGCTGGAATCCTAGAGTTAATGGCGCAATCGGGTGTTGATATCATTAGCGTAGACTGGACTGTAGATATGGCAGTAGCGCGGCAGCGACTCGGCGCAAATATTGGAGTGCAAGGAAATATCGATCCCTGCGTGTTGTTCGGTACTAAAGAGCTAATCCGCGATCGCATTTTGGACACAATCCGCAAAGCGGGGAATCAAAAGCACATCCTCAATCTCGGTCACGGGATTTTACCGAACACTCCAGAAGAGAATGTTGCTTTCTTTTTCGAGACAGTCAAGCAGCTCAACTACGCGTCAAACAATCTCAACTAA
- a CDS encoding aromatic ring-hydroxylating oxygenase subunit alpha: protein MLKNFWYACEFSAAITTNPKQVRILNQKLVFYRNAKGQLIALQDRCPHRGAALSLGWVKDDCIHCPYHAWKFQADGKCINIPANQPGIPIPKNARVDSYPIQEKYGFIWLFYGDLPEEERPPIPPLPEFEDPSLQKIFFEYELNAHYTRTLENDMDMSHVSIIHSKSFGNGFALEQKMEDYELNVGEWEGHAKVNVRDYTKAKDLFAFVFRPLKANVKVTLGFYMPNITRLVVDFGRGKLVNFTVHVPVDDRTTITKRIQFRSFLTFPWADGIFQRAAYKVVMEDKGVVESEYPMAVPDKLSDEVHVPCDNLSLAYRKLRQKCLAMGWGMKPYQNQVDDSNGNLMPPSPEKTEWFVSAIVGDRS, encoded by the coding sequence ATGTTAAAAAACTTCTGGTACGCTTGTGAGTTCAGCGCCGCAATTACTACAAATCCCAAGCAAGTGCGGATATTAAATCAGAAATTAGTCTTTTACCGTAACGCTAAAGGACAACTGATAGCTCTCCAAGATCGGTGTCCCCATCGTGGTGCTGCCTTATCTCTCGGTTGGGTAAAAGATGATTGTATCCATTGCCCCTATCATGCCTGGAAGTTTCAAGCAGATGGGAAATGTATTAATATTCCTGCTAATCAACCCGGAATTCCTATTCCCAAGAATGCTCGTGTAGATAGCTATCCAATACAGGAAAAATACGGTTTTATCTGGCTATTTTATGGAGACTTACCAGAAGAAGAACGTCCGCCAATCCCACCCTTGCCAGAATTTGAAGACCCAAGCCTACAGAAAATTTTCTTTGAATACGAACTGAATGCTCACTACACCCGCACGCTAGAGAATGATATGGATATGTCTCACGTATCTATTATTCATTCCAAGTCTTTCGGGAATGGGTTTGCATTAGAGCAAAAAATGGAAGATTACGAGCTGAATGTAGGGGAGTGGGAAGGTCACGCTAAAGTTAATGTCCGAGATTATACCAAAGCAAAAGACCTTTTCGCCTTTGTGTTTCGCCCATTGAAAGCCAATGTGAAGGTGACTCTAGGCTTTTATATGCCTAATATCACTCGGTTAGTGGTTGACTTCGGTCGTGGCAAGCTAGTTAATTTTACTGTCCACGTTCCTGTTGACGATCGCACCACTATTACCAAGCGAATTCAGTTTCGCAGTTTTCTAACTTTCCCTTGGGCCGATGGCATCTTTCAACGAGCAGCTTACAAAGTTGTAATGGAAGATAAGGGAGTGGTTGAGTCCGAATATCCGATGGCAGTCCCCGATAAGTTGTCAGACGAAGTTCACGTTCCTTGCGATAACTTATCTCTTGCTTATCGCAAACTTCGGCAAAAATGTTTGGCTATGGGATGGGGTATGAAACCTTATCAGAACCAAGTAGACGACTCGAACGGAAATTTAATGCCACCTTCTCCTGAGAAAACAGAATGGTTTGTTTCAGCCATAGTGGGCGATCGCTCATGA